The following DNA comes from Pseudanabaena yagii GIHE-NHR1.
CAAACCCTGTCCAGCCGCCACACTTGACCCGCACCCATTCCCCCGTCTCAAAACGTGCTTCTCTAGGCAATCTGTCTCGATAAATCCAAGGATGTCCTTGAGCCAAACGTTCTTTAAGTTGAGTAGAAACAATAATTTCGCGCAGCTTTGCCATTAATTTGTTCTTAATACAGTTACTAGTTGATTTTTATTTGTTGAAGTTTATCGATTAAATCACCACGTCGGAAAGTAGCAGATAGTTGCTGTAGGGAAGTTTCATTACTACCATACAAAGACTCGAGAGCTTGTTGAATATCCTGTACTGCATGATTAAAATATGCTTCTCCATTTTGTTCAATCAATTTTTGAGCTTGATGGAAATTGAGATGACTAATATCATTCATTTTAATTTGGAGATCGTGGAGCAGTCTCTTTCCCATTTGCATCGCAATAAAGCATGAAGCATAACGAATAAAGTCGGGATCTTGCGGTTCTGGGCGCTTGCGTCGATTTTCGGCAAGTCGATATAGTTGCACAGCTAGAACTACTTGCGCTCCATTGAGATTCTCGGTAAAGATTGAATCGTATAGCTTACCAAAGTGTTCACGCGAAAAGAATTTAGCTTGGTGCGGTTTTTCTCGCCAAACAGATAGTACTGCCTCTGCCGCCACTCCTGAACTAATATCTGTAGATCTAGCACCAGTTTCAGAACGCTTACGCCGATAGTTATATCCTAATTGTTGAATACTTATTTCTAATCTTTGTTGCAGATCATCATTAGCACGTAAATCCTTAAGATCTACTGGGTTTTGGCTATTAGTAGCATAGGTAATCTTTTGGACGAGATTAAGATTATCACTCGGTAATTCATAGAGTCTTAATAAGACATAAGCTTGAGTATCTTGGGGTAAGATTTTTTGGAATAAGTTTGGCTCCTGTATGGTTTTAGATATCGTCATACAGGTTTGTCCACCATTAATTATTTGGAGATTTTCAACACGTACTTTGTAATTACTGTCTTGCAATCCGTTATAAGAAAATTTATCGCAAATTAATGTGATTCCATTATTATAAAAATAAAAATTATCTTTTTCCTCACTATTCAAAGTATCACGAATACCTTCATTAACACGATTACCTTGTAATCCTAAATAACGACGAATATTCCTTTCAAGTAGCCGTTCTCCATGTCTTTCAATTAAAGATGCGATTTCCGTTACGGAAATCCTGCCCACAAGCACTCGGCTAAAGCTCATATCTTCGACGATCGCTTTACCACTTAACTGTAAGGTGTCTTTGACGGGTTTCGATGCTTGCAGAATGTTGACAAGGCGATCGTGATTGACATGTTCCCATGTCGCTTGATCCCCAAAGCCAGCGCGATCAATTGCTTCTTGGGCAGCATTATTCCATTTCAATCCATTATTACAAGCTAAGGCACGAATTTGAGGAATATATCCATCACGAATTAAACTACGTGCCTCTTCGACCTTGGCAAGAAGTCTCGGATTAATGTAATCCAGTCGGGCAGTAGGATTGAACAAATACTTAATGGCATTGATCAGACTTTCGATCCCATCTTCAGGGAAATTAGAATTTACCTCTAAATTATTCTTATACTTGGCTTGAAATAAACTAACTGTAAACTCTCCATCATGCTCCTCAGAGATATGCATAGCATCTACGCCAAAATCTCCCCCACCTTCGGTTAAACAATCAAAGGTTTGCTCGTCTTCTAAATCTAAAATAGTCTTGACACATAAGTACACAAATGCCAGTGATTTGAGCTTTGCCTCATCACGAATGCGAAGTTCTTCACTAGCTTGTTGGCGAATATTATCTATTACAGATGCTAAGCGTTGATCAATGATAGAAGCATTTATATTCATGGAATTGAGATGGTCAAGGTGAATCTGCGATTTAATAATGAACCAAGTTTGGGATGACGCGAATCCGTCGAGCCATACAAAACTTGGTTTACTGCAAAGCCCCTACTTGAGCATCTACAAATAGCATCGCCACTTGCAGACTTGTGTATTAGCCTAGAATAGAATAGCACTCCACATTTTCCCTATGACTGTCAATCCTACAATATCCCTAGAGACTGAGCTTACAAGTCCCATAATTAAAGCTCCTGAACTCCTTGCGCCTGCGGGGACTTGGGAATGTGCAAAGGCAGCAGTAGAAAATGGGGCGGATGCTATTTATTTTGGCTTGGAAAAATTTAATGCGCGGATGCGGGCGCACAACTTTACAGAAGCGGATTTGCCTGATTTGATGGCATTTCTGCACCGTCGCGGCGTGAAGGGATATGTGACCCTCAATACCTTGATTTTTACGTCAGAATTAGGCTCGGTGGAATCCTATTTGCGATCGATTATTGCGGCGGGAGTGGATGCAGCGATCGTGCAGGATGTGGGCTTGTGCCGCTTAATTCGCCATTTGTCGCCCGATTTCCCGATTCATGGCTCAACCCAGATGACGGTGACTAGTGGTGCAGGTGTTGAGTTTGCCAAGTCTTTGGGATGCGATTTGGTGGTGTTGGCGCGAGAATGCTCGATCGCCGAAATCCGTAAAATCCAAAAACAGATCGGTGATCGCCAAATTTCGCTACCCCTAGAAGTGTTTGTGCATGGGGCTTTGTGTGTCGCCTATTCGGGACAGTGTTTGACCAGTGAATCCTTGGGCGGGCGATCGGCAAATCGTGGCGAATGCGCCCAAGCCTGTCGGATGCCCTACGAAATGATTGTCGATGGTCAGCCGATAGATTTAGGCGATCGGCGCTATCTGCTCAGTCCTCAAGATTTGGCAGGGCTGGCAGTTCTGCCAGAGTTGATCGAGGCGGGAGTGGTATCCCTGAAAATTGAAGGACGTTTGAAGCATCCTGAATATGTGGCAAGTGTGACGCAGGTATATCGCCAAGCCATTGATCGCGTGGTGCAAGGTTTAGAAAATCAGGTTAGTGCAGGCGATCGCTACCAATTAGAAATGGCATTTTCGCGAGGTCTATACACAGGTTGGCTAGATGGTATCGACAATCAAGCCCTTGTCCATGCCCGATTTGGCAAAAAGCGCGGCGTATATTTGGGCGAAATTACCGAGATTCGCGATGGGCGCGATAAACAGGTGGTGCTACGGTTACAAGCTCCACTTAAAGCAGGAGATGGTGTCGTTTTCGATGCGGGTAAACCTGCCGATCGCGAAGAAGGTGGACGTATCTATGCAGTGAATTGCAGTGAATTGCGAGGAAAAGATACCATTGTCACCTTTGGGCGGCGCGATGTGGATTTGCGGCGTGTGCGCGTAGGCGATCTCCTCTGGAAAACCAACGATCCTGAACTCGATAAACAATTGCGCCAAACCTACACCAGCGAAAAGATTCTCTTTCAGCGTCCCATTGACATCGAAATTCATGGCGAAATTGGGCAGGCTCTAACTGTGATCGCCCGTGATGCTCAAGGAAATATCGCTCAAGTGGATTCTACAATGTCGTTAGAGGAAGCGAATAATAAACCCTTAACAACAGAACGTTTAACAGATCAGTTGGGAAGATTGGGAAATACGCCTTTCTGTTTGGGAACTCTGCACAATCATTTGCAAGGTGCGGTGATGCTTCCCGTCAGTGAGCTAAATCGTATCCGTCGCGAACTGGTCGAGCAGTTAGATATCCTTCGCAGCAGTCCGAAGCGTTGGCAATTAAATTCTCATTCCTATACTGATTTGTTACCCAAGACTGAATCTAGTCCTGAGATTGCTCCCCAAGCTATTGTTTTAGTGCGGAATTTAGAACAATTACAAGCAGTTCTCACTACCGATATTTCCACTATTTATTGCGAATTTGAAGACCCTACATCCTATCGGACTGCGATGGAAATGGCAAGACAAGCTACCCATGCACCGAGTATTTGGGTTGCTCCACCACGCATTACCAAGCCCAATGAGAACTATATTCTCAAGCAAGTTCTCTCTAGTAATGCCGATGGCTATCTGATTCGCAATTACGACCATTTACAATTTTTTGCCGAATCAAGAATCATCGCTGACTTCTCTTTTAATATCGCCAATCCTTTAACCGCCAATTATTTCAAGCAATCTTTTCCCCTAGAACGCCTCACTGCTTCCTACGATCTCAGCATCCATCAATTAGAATCCTTACTCAAAAAATGTCCTCCCCAATGGTTTGAAATCACCATCCATCAACATATGCCGATGTTCCACATGGAGCATTGTGTATTTTGTGCCTTTCTCTCGGAGGGAACTGATTACACTAATTGCGGTCGTCCCTGTGATAAGCATGAGGTAAAATTGCGCGATCGCACAGGAGCCGAACATGTCTTATTAGCGGATGCAGGCTGTCGAAATACTGTATTTAATAGCACTGCTCAAACGGGTGCAGAATTCGTGCAACGCTTTCTAGAAATAGGTGTGCGACATTTCCGTTTAGAGTTTGTTAATGAGTCGCCTTCGCAAGTATTAGAAACAATTAACCGCTATCAACAACTTTTAGCTGGCAAAATTTCTGGCTCTAAGCTTTGGAAAGATTTAAAGTTACAAAATCAACTCGGTGTAACTCGTGGTTCTTTAGAGGAGTAAACGTTTTGACGATTTTAAAACTGACTTAACATCTTTTATAGTAAGTATATATAGATAATTAATCTGCAATAAAAATATTCAAAATGCACATTCAACAAGTTAAAATCAAAAACTTTCGATGTTTTGAAGATCTGACGGTCAACTTAAATCCAGATGTAAATATATTTGTTGGCAATAATGGCTCTGGTAAAAGTGCAGTATTAGATGCGATCGCGGCGGCTATGTATCCTTATACAAATCAGTTTAAACAAATAGTAGGAAAAGAGTCCAATTCTCTAGACAAACCTTTTGTCTTTCAACAAGATTTGCCGATTAGATCTGATGACAAAACAAATAACAAGATAGAACTTACTGTTTTAACTACAGAGTTTCCAAGTTGGACAATTAATTACTATAAAAAAATTACTGATGATACTGCACGTTTAAGTGTAAGTAATGGAGATCCTTGGTTTCAAACAATTCGTCAGGGTATTAACAGCTATTTGAACGTTCTTAATAATGACATAGAATCCTATCTCTTTACCATTGCTTACTACAGAGGAAATCGAAACCTAACAAACATTACTGATATTGAAAATATTTCAAATAAATCTTTTGATAGATTTGATATTTTAAAAAATGCTTTTGATGCAACAGCTAATTTTACAGATTTAGCTAACTGGCTTTTTGTCCGTGAATTTCAAGAGCTAAGAGAAGGCAAAAAAAAGGGAGACATTAATTTTGAACTTTCTGATTTGAAGCAGGTACGTAAAGCGATTTCTACTATTATTGCTCCTCATGCCCGTGTATATTTTTCGCAGACAACTTCAGCCAAACTAATGGTTGAATGGGAAAATGAGGTAGGCGAAAAAATAGAACTATCACTAAGTCAACTAAGTACAGGCTATCGCAATATGTTAGCCCTTGTGATGGATTTTGCACGACGATTGGCACAAGCAAACCCAGAGATGGAAAATCCACTGGAAGCCAAAGCCGTATTAATGATTGACGAGATAGATTTACACCTACATCCCACTTGGCAACAAAAAATTATTCCCGACCTCCGCAAAGTATTTCCTAATACTCAAATCATCGCCACCACCCATAGCCCCGAAATTGTCACTACTGTAAAACGCCATCAGGTCAAAATTTTAGAAGATTATCAAATCAAAGAATGTCCCTCACCGACTAGAGGCATGAAAAGCTCTGATGTTGTGCGCTATGTTTTAGGGCTAGATAATTTACGACCAGATACCGAAGAATCAAGGACATTAACAGCACTTTTTGACGCGATCGATAATGGTAATTTAGAAGAAGCAAAACGATTGCGAGATAAATTACAAGACTGGAAATCATTTGATCCAGATATTACTAGAGCCGACATGCAAATCCGTCGATTGGAGCGTGAAATGACCGCATGAAAAATGTGCTTAAATCTTCAGAACCTGATGAGTTTCAGAAATACAAAAAGAAAAATAATTCTCAATCTAAAACATGGAAAAGTTTCAAACGAACTAGTGCTTATAATTCTGTCCGTGAAACACTTGTAATTGATCAAAAAGGACTTTGTGCTTATTGTGAAATCGATCTTCATCCCAATGATCGTTGTGTCGAGCATTTTATTCCGCGAAATCAATCCACTCCAGAAAACAACTACGATCTAGATTGGCAGAATATGTTAGCCAATTGTAGAGGAGGTATGGAAACTATTGATATTTCCGAAGAAGAAAATGAACGTAGAATCTCACAACCACCCAACAGAGTTGCCTGTTGTAGTGCTGCTAAAGCTGATTTTATTCCCGATGGCAAATTATTAAATCCCCTTGAATTACCAATATTAAGACTATTTCGTTTTAGCAGTTTAGATGGTGAAATCAGACCTGACGAAAATGCTTGTAAAAATGCTGGTATTCCCATTGAATATGTGCAATTCACCATTCAAAAATTGGGACTCAATGTTCAACGATTAAAAAATGAAAGAGTAGCTATAATTAGCGAAATAACCCAAGAGCTTGATGATCGAGATGATGGGTTAATTAATCCAATTTTACTAAAAAAGCAAATTGCCGCAGAACGTTTCGGTGATGGCAAACATGACTGGCCAGCATTCTTCACAACTATTCGTTGGATTCTAGGAGAAGGTGCAGAAAAGCATTTAACCACTATTTCTTATTTGGGGTAGCTGGGGTCAAAACTTGTTCAGCAGTTAAGTTCAAATTTGGAAATGTGGGCAAAACGATCGCATCATTACCGCGAAACAAATTAAAATTTTAGCTCTAGATCAAGGAAGGACATGTGAAGCGCCTCATTCCTTGATCTGGGACTTATAAAAAGCGATTGGGAGAAAGTAGTTGGATAATCTCATCGGGCTTACCTGTGACATGGGCAGCAAACCTTTGCGCTAAGGGCAAAGCATAGACAGTGGGACTAGTAAATCCTGAGAATAAGTGGAGATTTTCATATTCCTTGACTGCACCAATGAGAGGTAAGCTGTCATTACTGAAGGCAACTAAACAATGTCGCCATTTACCTTTTAGTTCTCCTACTTTTGGCAAAATCTGACTCACAGAAGCACGAATATTTGCTTCGCTTTCAACAGGATCGATCACTGCGTAGGGATCTGTCAAAACGCGGCTCAATTGCCCAAATCTGACATGGCGATCACGAAATTGAATTGCGCCCGCATCAATTGAAGGTGGCAAAAGTTCCTGTCCTTTTATATCCCACAGTCGATCCTTTTCCGCGTCAGTTGTAGCTGCTTCTAGGGAATAACGCTTTGTCGAAGCAGGCATAACCATAGCGCGTAATTCCAGATCTACAGGTTCCGTCTCGATCGCTTCGGCATGGGTAAAATAAATTCTGGCGTTAATCCCTGATGCTTTGAGTAAAGTGCGTGACATTCCACCTGCACAGACACATACCTGAGCAGCCTGAAAATTTCCCTCCGTAGTGCTTACCCCAGTAATGCGATCGCCTGAAATTAACAAGTTTTCAACTTTGGCATAGATAACTTTGCCACCTAATCTTTGAAAAGCTATGGTACAAGCCTCAACAAAACAATCGAGATTGAGATGGGCATGGGGAAATTGTAATGCGCCACTAATTCCTTGAGTATTGAGTAAGGGTTCGCGTTCGTGAGCTTCTTTGGCATCAAGTAAGGTCGGCGCGATCGCACAGTGGGTATATTGAGCAAAAATTGCTTGGGAATCAGCTTCAGGTTCCAGCGTTAATAGGAGGTCTAACTCGCGAAACTCTGTATCCATTCCCAATTCATTAGATAAATTGCGTTGTCGGGTAATTCCTTCTTCACTGAGAATACGGGTAATCGCTGTGGTTGCACCCCAATAGGAAATACCGCCATAGCCAAGACTGCTAGAGCCTTGAAGTTGCTGATGCTGCTCAATGAGTAATACTGAGCATCCTGCTTTTTGCAGTTCATAACTCAGAGCTAGCCCTGTAATTCCACCACCAATGACAATCCAATCAGGCATTATTATTTACCTCTTGCAGTTCGATGTCTTCTAATAAATTATCGCCAGCACCTTGATGTTGAGTCTTTACCCATTTGAGAAGCTTCGGCTGGACGCACATCCGCAAAGTGACACAGGCGATCACAGGAATCCAATGCAACATATAGATCATTGCCGAAGCCGTTTGCCCGATCGCTTGACTCCATGAAACTTGATAGGAACGACGTAATGCCACAGCCATTGTCACAGCCGTGAGGGCAAGTGAGAATCCTGCAATTGGGGGTAACATCGGATTATGCTTGAGAGCGATCGCAGCGATGGTATCGGGAATGAAGGCAACAGTCAGTAAATATTGATTGATATAAAATAGGCAACCGTCAAATGTTTTCCAGAATCCCATTTTGCCACTAAGCAATAGTTTCCCATAGTCAAGATAGCGCTGAAATCCCCCTTCTGCCCAACGGTTGCGCTGATGCCAGAGTTGTTTAAATGTTAAGACCCCTTCTTCTTGTACCGCAGGGAAATTTAAACAGGCGATGTCCCATTGGCATAGATGTAGACGAATGGTGAGATCAAGATCATCGGTAATAGTCTGCTCATTCCAACCGCCACAATCATCGAGGGCAATACGGCGTACAAATTGACCATTCCCGCGCAACTCGCCGACACCGCCAACACGCACACGCAAATCCTGTAAGCACAAATCTAGCGCCATTTCCGCCGATTGTCCTGCTGTCCACCAGTTATCCGTCGCATTAGCGATCGCCTTTCGCAACTGCACTGCCCCAATTTTCGACTGTTGAAATACTGGTACTAGTGATCGCAACACATCCGCAGGCACTTGAGCATCAGCATCAAACACCCCGATAATATCGCCCTTAGTTAAAGCTAGAACTTGGTTTAATGCTCCTGACTTGCCACCCTGAGCCTCATCACCTCGACGCAAAGTTTTCAGTTGTGGATATTTTTGCTTAAGGAGATTGAGTACATCGGACGTGCGATCGCTACTATTGTCATCAACGATCCACACTTCAAAGCGATCGCTGGGATAGTCGATTTGACAGAGATTCTTCACCAAATTTCCAATTACCGCTTCCTCATTTTTTGCCGAAGCTAATAGAGAGAAAAATGGAAATTCTGAGGATCGCTCATTTTGATGATTAATTTCAGGATTTGCAGCGATCGCAGATAGAGGGGGCGCAAAAATTAACCGTAATGCATGAATACCAAATAATCCCAGTAGCACCCAACGCCACCAAGGGGCAAAATGCAAACCAATTGTCAATCCATAAACAATAATTAGAACAAGGATTGTCTTGATTCTACGGTAATTGCCTCCTGACTGAAGGCTGCTACGAAAGTCAGTCTCGTGCATTTGCGGTTTATATGTTACGAAATATTTAGATGAATATACTCAGGATACCGCTTTATCATCAAAGGTTTTCACAATTATCAAAACCTGAACATCCCAAAAAAGAATAATTTTGTAGCTTCAGCTACATTTAATGACTGAAATCAAGAGTAATCAACCATTTGCGTTAAATCGCTAATATAGTGTGAAGGGGTAATGCTTGGCATTGTCCCTTCACACAAACAGTAATTTAAGACCTATAACTGAATGTTCGGCTTTCTAAAACGCAAATTTCGCAAAAAAATCGCACGCATTGAAATTACAGGGGCGATCGGGGCAAGTACCAGAACCCGCGTTCTTGAAGCCCTTGAATTTGTTGAAGAAAACAAATTTCCTGCCCTCCTACTTCGCATCGATAGTCCTGGGGGAACCGTTGGCGATTCTCAAGAAATCTATGCAGCCCTCAAGCGTCTCAGAGAAAAGTCTAAGGTCAAAATAGTTGCCAGTTTTGGCAATATTTCCGCCAGTGGTGGCGTATATATCGGTGTTGGTGCAGATTACATTGTGTCTAATCCCGGAACGATTACAGGTAGCATTGGCGTAATTTTACGTGGTAACAACATTGAAAAGTTACTCGATAAAATTGGCGTTTCCTTTAAAGTAATCAAATCAGGAACTTACAAAGATATTCTCTCTTTTGATCGAGATATCACTGAAGAAGAGAGAGAAATCCTCCAATCACTAATTGATTCTAGCTATCACCAATTTGTGGAAACCGTTGCTGAAGGTCGCAAACTTAGCCCCGCCACTGTGCGTTCCTTTGCGGATGGACGAGTGTTTACAGGTGAGCAGGCTCTTACCCTCGGCTTAGTCGATCGCCTTGGTACCGAGGAAGATGCCAGAATTTGGGCATCGGAATTAGTAGGACTCGATCCTAAAAACACTAAGGTATTTACAATCAAGCCTCCCAAAACCTTTGCAAGTAAGTTTCTACCTAACGGATCAGAAAGTGCGATCGCCCGCTTGCAATTTGAAACGGAAACAAGTGGAATGCCGCTCTGGATGTGGCAATAAATTAAAAGGAGTGCAAAGCACTCCTTTTAATTTGAGTTTTAGTTGTGACCTAGATAACAGGTATTCGTGATTAGGATCGCTAGTTTAGTGAGATAGGGATCGCTAATTATAAGCTTTTCAAGTCACAAGAAGAATTGGGAACTAGATGCACAATATATGAGTCGGTTTAAGGGAGGGTAAACCTTATGACTCCTGTGCAACTAGAGAGAACTCAAAAGATGTTAACTGAACCCCAGTTTCGATTATTTTTTAGGCTTAGCAAAATGCGTGATTGGTTAGGAGAGCTATATTTAGAATTTATTTTGTCACAAGATGAAATTGAATATATCTACCATTCAGAGACGAATATTTGTAATCAAACAAATAAAGACCAAGATAAGCGATCGCCTTACTTAATGAGGTAATGATTATGTAGTCTTTAATTGCTGAAAATCCCCATTTATCAAATACTCTCTTAAAAACCGAGAGACTCTAAATCATCCAAAGTTACTAGGGAAGGATCGGGCACACTCACATCATTGAGAGCGATAGTATCCATATTGCCCAAGATTCGCTCTATCGTGATTGCGCCTAAATCTAAATTTGTTGAGTTCTCAGACAAAGATTTTTTTTCTGAATCTAGTTGTTTCGCTGACTCATTCTTTTCATTATCTGAAGATTTGGCATCATCATTGAGAGCTTCTTCATCCATTAATAGTAGTAATTTATCTAGATTCTGTTTAGGAATTCTAGATTTAATGGCATTGATATCACTCTCCAACTCTGTAATATCTGATTTCAAAACCTGTGAATTATCTACTTTAATAGATCGATCATCAAACCCAAAGTTATTAAATAAATCATCATCTAAATCTGTCGGCACAGTTTCATCATTCACCTGCTGAAGTATAGTCGGTTGCACAGCCGAAAATTCTTCACCTAAATCATCACCAAGATTCCCAATCTCAAATTCTTGATTACTACTAGTTGAGCGAGTACCCATAAACTCATCAAATAGTGAGTCGGAACCTTGAGAATCTGTATTTACTTCTGGAACAGTAGATGAAGATACTGGAGACGAGACTATTGGTGTCGAGTCTGGAAAATCATCAAATAGTGCATTGGCTGTAGTTGCCTCTAAGCTCGAACCCGATGCTGAAATTGGAGAAGTAGGTTCTGGAAAATCATCAAATAATGCATCTAATATGTCTGATTCTTTGCTAGATGTTAGTTGTGAATCCTCTTGAGCCTTTAACGGAGATTCGACAATTTCAGAATTACTGGTCGAGTTAGCTTCAGGTGTGGATGTCTCTAAAACAGGATAAATAATCGCTTGTGGTATAGAGGGTGACTCTGGTTGACGGGACTCTATAACAGGATAAGCATTAGACTGAGGTGGAGCTTCTTGTAAGTCTAGGGTAATGCCTTGGTGTTTAGTTTCTGGACTATCCTGATCTTGAGCAGGTTCTAAAAAGATTTTGGTAACAAGTCTAATTTTGGCTTTTTGCCATTGCTGCCCCGGTTGTAATATCGATAGATTGGTAATTACCTGATCGCCATGCTCATCAGTCTTGCTAGATTCGGCGATCGTATCTAGTAAACTCCGTAAATTGGGGTTGGAGGCAACTGCGGCAAACAAAAAGCTAGGTTTACTAATTACTTGGATTAATTCCGTGAGTGTAGTTAAGCATCGGACAGTGCCAACATGCTCATCGGTAAATCGCACAATAATGTCTTGATATTCTTGCAAGTTTTGCTGAATTTGCGACAACTTCTGTACTAGGATAACCCCTTTTGGATTACTGACAAGATTCATATTTTGATCTTGTACTAAATTTGCTGAGTTGGTAATTTGTGAATTTGTTAATGGTTTGCTGGGAGAGGGATCTAAGGAAAGTTCATGTTGCCAAGCTAAGTAATTATTATCAGAGCGGTAGGTTAAGATTTTGACACGTTTGATTTGCTCAACTTGCAAAATCATCATGCCCCTTTGAATAATTGTAATTACCGCTTTTTGATTCGGTATCTGTAGTGCTTGCAAAGAAATTTTGAGGCATTCCCCTTCCAGCTCAGCTTGAGCATGGATGCCTTTAGATTCTAGCGATCGATTTATCAAAGTAGCGATCGCTTGGGGATCACCTTTCTTTGCCAACTCCATAACGCTCAGTTGTGTCATACCCTATTCCCAATTGGCTACAAATTTCCCTAATGACTATCAGTTGAATATCATCGTCTTGCAATTATTATGATTTTCTCATTGATATGGAGAATATTAAACCGCAAATTAACTCAACTATTAGGCTTTCCAATTTTCACAATGTAACTGACAAATTTACAAATTTACGAATTTAGAGACAAATTTTAGCGTAATCTCGCAATGTAAGTTTGAAAACCTCAAATAGTGGCGTTGCTTTGCGCCACCACTATTTAATTAACGTCAGTTCGGGTTAAGCTGGCAAATTTTAAAAGCCTAAAAGTAAAAGCCTTGCGTAGCAAGGCTTTTA
Coding sequences within:
- a CDS encoding NAD(P)/FAD-dependent oxidoreductase, encoding MPDWIVIGGGITGLALSYELQKAGCSVLLIEQHQQLQGSSSLGYGGISYWGATTAITRILSEEGITRQRNLSNELGMDTEFRELDLLLTLEPEADSQAIFAQYTHCAIAPTLLDAKEAHEREPLLNTQGISGALQFPHAHLNLDCFVEACTIAFQRLGGKVIYAKVENLLISGDRITGVSTTEGNFQAAQVCVCAGGMSRTLLKASGINARIYFTHAEAIETEPVDLELRAMVMPASTKRYSLEAATTDAEKDRLWDIKGQELLPPSIDAGAIQFRDRHVRFGQLSRVLTDPYAVIDPVESEANIRASVSQILPKVGELKGKWRHCLVAFSNDSLPLIGAVKEYENLHLFSGFTSPTVYALPLAQRFAAHVTGKPDEIIQLLSPNRFL
- a CDS encoding AIPR family protein, producing the protein MNINASIIDQRLASVIDNIRQQASEELRIRDEAKLKSLAFVYLCVKTILDLEDEQTFDCLTEGGGDFGVDAMHISEEHDGEFTVSLFQAKYKNNLEVNSNFPEDGIESLINAIKYLFNPTARLDYINPRLLAKVEEARSLIRDGYIPQIRALACNNGLKWNNAAQEAIDRAGFGDQATWEHVNHDRLVNILQASKPVKDTLQLSGKAIVEDMSFSRVLVGRISVTEIASLIERHGERLLERNIRRYLGLQGNRVNEGIRDTLNSEEKDNFYFYNNGITLICDKFSYNGLQDSNYKVRVENLQIINGGQTCMTISKTIQEPNLFQKILPQDTQAYVLLRLYELPSDNLNLVQKITYATNSQNPVDLKDLRANDDLQQRLEISIQQLGYNYRRKRSETGARSTDISSGVAAEAVLSVWREKPHQAKFFSREHFGKLYDSIFTENLNGAQVVLAVQLYRLAENRRKRPEPQDPDFIRYASCFIAMQMGKRLLHDLQIKMNDISHLNFHQAQKLIEQNGEAYFNHAVQDIQQALESLYGSNETSLQQLSATFRRGDLIDKLQQIKIN
- a CDS encoding U32 family peptidase, which encodes MTVNPTISLETELTSPIIKAPELLAPAGTWECAKAAVENGADAIYFGLEKFNARMRAHNFTEADLPDLMAFLHRRGVKGYVTLNTLIFTSELGSVESYLRSIIAAGVDAAIVQDVGLCRLIRHLSPDFPIHGSTQMTVTSGAGVEFAKSLGCDLVVLARECSIAEIRKIQKQIGDRQISLPLEVFVHGALCVAYSGQCLTSESLGGRSANRGECAQACRMPYEMIVDGQPIDLGDRRYLLSPQDLAGLAVLPELIEAGVVSLKIEGRLKHPEYVASVTQVYRQAIDRVVQGLENQVSAGDRYQLEMAFSRGLYTGWLDGIDNQALVHARFGKKRGVYLGEITEIRDGRDKQVVLRLQAPLKAGDGVVFDAGKPADREEGGRIYAVNCSELRGKDTIVTFGRRDVDLRRVRVGDLLWKTNDPELDKQLRQTYTSEKILFQRPIDIEIHGEIGQALTVIARDAQGNIAQVDSTMSLEEANNKPLTTERLTDQLGRLGNTPFCLGTLHNHLQGAVMLPVSELNRIRRELVEQLDILRSSPKRWQLNSHSYTDLLPKTESSPEIAPQAIVLVRNLEQLQAVLTTDISTIYCEFEDPTSYRTAMEMARQATHAPSIWVAPPRITKPNENYILKQVLSSNADGYLIRNYDHLQFFAESRIIADFSFNIANPLTANYFKQSFPLERLTASYDLSIHQLESLLKKCPPQWFEITIHQHMPMFHMEHCVFCAFLSEGTDYTNCGRPCDKHEVKLRDRTGAEHVLLADAGCRNTVFNSTAQTGAEFVQRFLEIGVRHFRLEFVNESPSQVLETINRYQQLLAGKISGSKLWKDLKLQNQLGVTRGSLEE
- a CDS encoding retron system putative HNH endonuclease — encoded protein: MKNVLKSSEPDEFQKYKKKNNSQSKTWKSFKRTSAYNSVRETLVIDQKGLCAYCEIDLHPNDRCVEHFIPRNQSTPENNYDLDWQNMLANCRGGMETIDISEEENERRISQPPNRVACCSAAKADFIPDGKLLNPLELPILRLFRFSSLDGEIRPDENACKNAGIPIEYVQFTIQKLGLNVQRLKNERVAIISEITQELDDRDDGLINPILLKKQIAAERFGDGKHDWPAFFTTIRWILGEGAEKHLTTISYLG
- a CDS encoding AAA family ATPase; its protein translation is MHIQQVKIKNFRCFEDLTVNLNPDVNIFVGNNGSGKSAVLDAIAAAMYPYTNQFKQIVGKESNSLDKPFVFQQDLPIRSDDKTNNKIELTVLTTEFPSWTINYYKKITDDTARLSVSNGDPWFQTIRQGINSYLNVLNNDIESYLFTIAYYRGNRNLTNITDIENISNKSFDRFDILKNAFDATANFTDLANWLFVREFQELREGKKKGDINFELSDLKQVRKAISTIIAPHARVYFSQTTSAKLMVEWENEVGEKIELSLSQLSTGYRNMLALVMDFARRLAQANPEMENPLEAKAVLMIDEIDLHLHPTWQQKIIPDLRKVFPNTQIIATTHSPEIVTTVKRHQVKILEDYQIKECPSPTRGMKSSDVVRYVLGLDNLRPDTEESRTLTALFDAIDNGNLEEAKRLRDKLQDWKSFDPDITRADMQIRRLEREMTA